From a single Vitis vinifera cultivar Pinot Noir 40024 chromosome 18, ASM3070453v1 genomic region:
- the LOC132253254 gene encoding uncharacterized protein LOC132253254, which translates to MMNGFALFLAVSSLVAAGIWSPNPDQKQKDYPGAEEVIVKEGTRVVVVEYDKEGPGNTKVSISTQEARVFQSAPKGEDKFKEKVKEAFEVLPNMGQGLSRGQHPQNGQKPSTPKELICDAFGKCKEKIATKIGRSEQKVSEKVHEIQEGAKETYGKAKEKVIGNVEEKLSQKVHDIQEEVKDAYTKTKEKVSEKTHMVQEGVKDAVEKAKHAAKPTCDLSKTIVEDVAGNISKIEAASREQMGQRGRGERQGEEKDRVDTVKSTLHEFQKKGQHDFINRVYDVVNYMLSTDAIGSLTCVIHILGFATAYGVCVWVTFFSSFVLAGALPNQQSAIVQSKIYPFYFKTMASCVGLALLGHALSQGEKVLLGKPDLFQGHALLATLHIILINLLYLEPRATKVMFERIRVENEERKGQESSRVEPGKEGEPTTGASDPQVMGRLDQETVNNQILELNEMLKKLNAYSSFLNILTLMVLKLHLVYLAHRLYMTC; encoded by the exons ATGATGAATGGTTTTGCTCTGTTTCTTGCTGTTTCTTCACTTGTAGCAGCTGGCATATGGTCTCCAAACCCAGATCAGAAGCAGAAAGACTACCCAGGTGCTGAGGAGGTTATTGTGAAAGAAGGTACAAGAGTAGTTGTTGTAGAGTATGATAAAGAGGGCCCTGGCAACACTAAGGTTTCAATCTCTACCCAAGAGGCTCGTGTCTTTCAGAGTGCTCCAAAAGGTGAGGACAAGTTCAAGGAGAAGGTCAAGGAAGCTTTTGAAGTTCTTCCAAATATGGGCCAAGGTTTGTCCAGAGGCCAACACCCACAAAATGGCCAAAAACCCAGTACTCCTAAAGAGCTTATATGTGATGCCTTTGGTAAATGCAAGGAGAAGATAGCCACTAAAATTGGTAGATCAGAACAGAAAGTGTCTGAGAAAGTTCATGAGATTCAGGAAGGAGCAAAAGAGACATATGGTAAAGCAAAAGAGAAGGTGATTGGGAATGTAGAAGAGAAGCTGTCTCAGAAAGTTCATGATATTCAGGAAGAAGTGAAAGATGCATACACCAAAACAAAAGAGAAGGTGTCTGAGAAAACCCATATGGTTCAAGAAGGGGTCAAAGATGCTGTTGAGAAAGCAAAACATGCTGCAAAACCCACTTGTGATCTGAGCAAGACAATTGTGGAAGATGTTGcaggaaatatttcaaagatAGAAGCAGCCTCAAGAGAGCAAATGGGGCAGAGAGGCAGAGGAGAAAGACAAGGAGAAGAAAAGGATAGGGTGGACACTGTGAAAAGCACTTTGCATGAGTTCCAAAAAAAGGGTCAACATGACTTCATTAATAGGGTCTATGATGTTGTGAATTATATGCTGTCTACGGATGCTATAGGATCATTGACGTGTGTGATTCATATTTTAGGATTTGCCACAGCTTATGGGGTATGTGTGTGGGTTacatttttttcaagttttgttTTAGCTGGGGCTCTGCCAAATCAACAGTCTGCGATTGTGCAAAGCAAGATTTATcctttttatttcaaaactatGGCTTCTTGTGTTGGGTTGGCCTTGTTGGGACATGCATTGAGTCAAGGAGAAAAAGTGTTGTTAGGTAAACCTGACTTGTTTCAAGGGCATGCACTTTTGGCCACACTTCATATCATTCTCATCAATTTACTGTATTTGGAGCCTCGAGCTACAAAG GTGATGTTTGAAAGGATAAGGGtagaaaatgaagaaaggaaAGGACAAGAGAGTTCTAGGGTTGAGCCTGGCAAGGAGGGTGAGCCCACCACAGGTGCATCTGACCCACAAGTTATGGGAAGACTAGACCAAGAGACGGTGAACAATCAAATCCTTGAACTGAATGAGATGCTGAAGAAGCTCAACGCATATTCATCCTTCTTAAATATTCTTACTCTCATGGTTCTCAAGTTGCACCTAGTGTACTTAGCCCATCGTCTTTACATGACATGTTGA